Proteins encoded in a region of the Deltaproteobacteria bacterium genome:
- a CDS encoding NADH-quinone oxidoreductase subunit I, with translation MVAYCREILVGLWSLLAGMAVTIRYFVKPIVTVQYPRERLTMSPKYRGPIELIMDPETGTHSCTACGMCVRTCPSSLITVEGVKVKKKKLPVKHVIDFSYCSLCGLCVEVCPTHALRFSNEYRLAGYRREDMVIDLLARLDKDRAAVGLPPLPVPTPEPEEAESTPAEEKA, from the coding sequence ATGGTTGCCTATTGTAGAGAAATTTTAGTCGGGCTGTGGAGCTTACTGGCCGGGATGGCAGTCACCATCCGCTATTTTGTCAAGCCCATCGTCACGGTGCAGTACCCCCGTGAAAGATTGACCATGTCGCCCAAATATCGGGGGCCCATCGAATTGATTATGGACCCCGAGACCGGCACCCATAGTTGTACCGCCTGCGGCATGTGTGTCCGCACCTGTCCGTCCAGCCTGATCACGGTGGAAGGGGTCAAGGTCAAAAAGAAGAAGCTGCCGGTTAAACATGTGATTGATTTTTCCTATTGCAGCCTGTGCGGCCTCTGCGTCGAAGTCTGTCCGACCCATGCCCTGAGGTTTTCCAACGAGTATCGCCTGGCCGGTTATCGACGGGAAGACATGGTGATTGATCTTTTGGCCCGGCTGGATAAAGACCGCGCTGCGGTCGGACTACCGCCGCTGCCGGTGCCCACCCCCGAGCCAGAGGAAGCAGAATCTACCCCTGCGGAGGAAAAAGCATGA
- the nuoH gene encoding NADH-quinone oxidoreductase subunit NuoH: MLCQIGGSEAVRIIIALLGVIALVSVNALFLIWMERKVAAHIQLRPGPMEVGYHGALQTVADALKLIGKELITPEDVDRPIYLLAPIIIFLPVLVLFLVIPFSPNLIIRDLNVGILLIFAFSTLTVLAILMAGWSSNNKYSVFGAIRSIAQNIAYEIPLLITAMSIILMVGSFKLSDIVAAQENIWFVVIQPVAFILYVICATAETNRAPFDIPEAESELVAGFHTEYSGMRFGLFFLAEYTNMFVVSAVATVLFLGGWRGWFLPPVVWFLIKVYAMIFLIMWFRWTFPRLRFDQLITFAWKVLIPLAFINLLVTALAIKLF, from the coding sequence ATGTTATGTCAGATAGGGGGATCAGAGGCGGTTCGCATCATAATCGCGCTCTTAGGGGTAATTGCCCTGGTCTCGGTTAACGCCTTGTTCCTGATCTGGATGGAACGCAAGGTCGCGGCCCATATCCAGTTGCGACCCGGCCCCATGGAGGTCGGTTATCACGGTGCCCTCCAGACCGTTGCCGATGCCCTCAAATTGATCGGCAAGGAGCTTATCACCCCCGAAGATGTCGACCGGCCGATTTACCTTCTGGCCCCAATTATTATTTTCCTCCCGGTATTGGTCCTCTTCCTGGTTATTCCATTTTCGCCCAACTTAATCATTCGTGACCTCAATGTTGGCATCCTGTTAATTTTCGCCTTTTCGACCCTAACGGTGTTGGCCATCCTTATGGCCGGCTGGAGTTCCAATAATAAATACTCAGTATTTGGTGCTATTCGATCCATAGCCCAGAATATTGCTTATGAAATCCCCTTGCTGATTACCGCCATGAGCATTATTCTGATGGTCGGCTCCTTCAAACTATCTGATATCGTCGCCGCCCAAGAAAATATCTGGTTCGTGGTCATTCAACCGGTGGCCTTTATTCTTTATGTCATCTGTGCCACGGCCGAAACCAACCGGGCCCCCTTTGATATTCCCGAGGCCGAATCAGAGTTGGTGGCCGGATTCCATACCGAATATAGCGGCATGCGCTTTGGCCTGTTTTTCCTGGCGGAATATACCAATATGTTTGTGGTCTCGGCCGTGGCCACCGTCCTTTTTTTAGGAGGTTGGCGGGGTTGGTTTTTACCGCCGGTGGTCTGGTTCCTGATCAAAGTTTACGCCATGATCTTTCTGATCATGTGGTTCAGATGGACTTTCCCGCGGCTGCGGTTCGATCAACTGATTACCTTTGCCTGGAAGGTGTTGATTCCCTTGGCATTCATCAATCTATTGGTCACTGCCCTGGCTATCAAGCTGTTTTAA
- a CDS encoding NADH-quinone oxidoreductase subunit D, whose amino-acid sequence MMLESGIEEKTFYLNLGPQHPSTHGVLRILLEMDGEFIANSEPVIGYGHRAHEKMAELRTYQQYLPNMGRVDYLHALAYNHGYCLAVERLAGIEVPERAEFIRVITAELNRIASHLLWFGAYLLDLGAFTPFLYCFDDRENVVDILDRVTGSRLTYCYFRFGGVRDDIDDEFIAGCRAFVTRLRSRWKDYDDLVTKNVIFINRTREVGIITPEQALKYGITGPCLRGSGIPYDIRRSEPYSVYPLFDFEIPTGERGDIMDRYVVRLREMEQSLRIIEQALDKLPNGPIMAEKVPKRLKPAEGEVYVPVESARGEFGTYIVSKGDTKPYRIKLRVPSFSNLSIISELIKDTLVADMVAILGSLDLVIPEIDR is encoded by the coding sequence ATGATGCTGGAATCGGGTATTGAAGAAAAGACCTTTTATCTGAATCTGGGCCCGCAACATCCCAGTACGCATGGCGTGTTGCGCATTCTGCTGGAGATGGACGGCGAATTCATTGCCAATTCCGAGCCGGTCATTGGCTATGGACACCGGGCTCATGAAAAGATGGCGGAACTGCGCACCTATCAGCAGTATCTGCCCAATATGGGCCGGGTGGATTATTTGCATGCCCTGGCCTATAATCACGGTTATTGCCTGGCAGTGGAAAGGCTGGCCGGGATTGAAGTGCCGGAACGGGCCGAATTCATCCGGGTGATCACTGCCGAACTCAACCGCATCGCCAGCCATCTGCTGTGGTTCGGGGCCTATCTCCTGGACCTCGGAGCCTTTACCCCCTTTCTCTACTGTTTCGATGATCGGGAGAACGTGGTCGACATTTTAGACCGGGTGACTGGCTCCCGCTTGACCTATTGTTATTTCCGTTTCGGTGGCGTGCGCGATGACATTGACGACGAATTTATCGCTGGCTGCCGGGCCTTTGTCACCCGCTTGCGCAGTCGGTGGAAGGATTACGACGATCTGGTTACCAAAAACGTCATCTTCATCAATCGCACCCGGGAGGTAGGCATCATCACTCCGGAGCAGGCCTTAAAATATGGGATTACCGGCCCGTGTCTGCGGGGCAGCGGAATCCCCTATGACATCCGCCGCAGCGAGCCGTATTCGGTCTATCCGCTGTTTGACTTTGAAATCCCCACCGGCGAGCGGGGCGACATCATGGACCGTTATGTGGTACGCCTGCGGGAGATGGAGCAGAGCCTGAGGATTATTGAACAGGCCCTGGACAAGCTGCCCAATGGGCCGATCATGGCGGAAAAGGTCCCCAAGCGTTTGAAGCCGGCGGAAGGGGAGGTCTATGTCCCGGTCGAGTCGGCGCGCGGCGAGTTTGGTACATATATAGTCAGCAAAGGGGATACCAAACCCTACCGGATCAAGTTGCGGGTGCCGTCTTTTTCGAATCTGAGTATTATATCGGAGCTCATTAAAGATACGTTGGTGGCCGACATGGTTGCCATTCTGGGCTCGCTTGATTTAGTTATCCCGGAGATCGACCGCTAA
- a CDS encoding NADH-quinone oxidoreductase subunit C gives MLAEQISNSLKRLDLERVAPGDYRQSGYHVEAVAQPDQILSVAQTMLEHQCFLESLTALDLVESFEVVYHFACFTELCRTVVHVPLSKGKTVPTLSSLYPGADWFEREVFDLFGIIFAGHPNLKRLILPEDADFHPLLKDFVASS, from the coding sequence ATGTTAGCCGAGCAAATCAGCAACAGCCTTAAGAGGCTGGATTTGGAAAGGGTAGCGCCCGGGGATTACCGCCAGAGCGGCTATCACGTCGAAGCCGTCGCCCAGCCGGACCAAATCCTGTCCGTCGCCCAGACGATGTTGGAGCACCAATGCTTCCTGGAATCCCTCACCGCGCTGGATCTGGTCGAATCTTTTGAAGTGGTCTATCATTTTGCCTGTTTTACGGAATTGTGCCGGACGGTGGTGCATGTTCCCTTGAGCAAAGGCAAAACTGTTCCCACCCTCAGCAGCCTTTATCCCGGCGCTGATTGGTTTGAACGGGAGGTCTTCGATCTGTTCGGCATCATATTTGCGGGCCATCCGAATTTAAAGCGCCTGATCCTTCCCGAAGATGCCGATTTTCATCCACTATTGAAAGATTTTGTGGCGAGTAGTTGA
- the nuoB gene encoding NADH-quinone oxidoreductase subunit NuoB: MEKKTGEPLIQFGVLEEVLNLCRANSLWPMTFGLACCAIEMMAAGAARFDLDRFGAGVFRPSPRQSDLMIVAGTISRKMGPAIVRLYDQMAAPKWVIAMGNCAISGGPFYYEGQYAIVPGADLIIPVDVYVPGCPPRPEGLIEGILQLEEKITQRGRLRKFR; encoded by the coding sequence GTGGAAAAGAAAACCGGAGAGCCACTGATTCAGTTTGGGGTTCTCGAAGAGGTTTTGAACCTCTGCCGGGCCAATTCCCTCTGGCCCATGACCTTTGGGTTGGCCTGTTGTGCCATTGAGATGATGGCCGCGGGCGCGGCCCGCTTTGATCTGGACCGCTTCGGGGCCGGAGTTTTTCGACCGTCGCCCCGGCAATCAGATCTGATGATCGTCGCCGGGACGATCTCCCGGAAAATGGGTCCGGCGATTGTGCGCCTCTACGACCAGATGGCGGCCCCCAAATGGGTGATAGCCATGGGCAATTGCGCCATTTCGGGCGGGCCCTTCTATTATGAAGGCCAATATGCCATTGTGCCCGGGGCTGATCTGATCATCCCGGTAGATGTTTATGTGCCGGGCTGTCCGCCCCGCCCGGAAGGTTTGATTGAGGGAATTTTGCAGTTGGAAGAGAAGATCACCCAACGCGGCCGGTTAAGGAAATTCCGATAA
- a CDS encoding NADH-quinone oxidoreductase subunit A, giving the protein MDNWAVLHDFAYVLIFLLVAVVFALGPLIIAHLVAPRSFGPARNQTYECGIPAMGSAWVQVAVIYYLFALIFLAFDVDVLFLFPVLLAFGEGYVWRDLIEIAIFVSIISLVIVYAWCRGVFWWKRKPESH; this is encoded by the coding sequence GTGGATAACTGGGCCGTATTACACGATTTCGCTTATGTCTTGATTTTTTTGTTAGTCGCAGTGGTCTTTGCCCTGGGGCCGCTAATTATCGCTCATCTGGTGGCGCCCCGCAGTTTTGGTCCCGCCCGTAATCAAACCTATGAGTGCGGCATCCCGGCCATGGGCAGCGCCTGGGTCCAGGTAGCGGTTATTTACTATCTATTTGCCTTAATCTTCTTGGCCTTTGATGTGGATGTGCTGTTTTTGTTTCCGGTATTATTGGCCTTTGGGGAGGGCTATGTCTGGCGTGATCTGATTGAAATCGCCATCTTTGTGAGCATTATATCCCTGGTGATTGTTTACGCCTGGTGTAGGGGGGTCTTCTGGTGGAAAAGAAAACCGGAGAGCCACTGA
- a CDS encoding creatininase family protein, producing MLVGEATMLEFSGAIAQTRTVILPFGAVEEHGPHLPLSTDTLHALELARQVGKRVPVLIAPPIHYGVCRSTREHPGTIGLSGDTLRGLARDLGRDFYRQGLRHLIMLTGHCGGTHIAALIEAGEALLTELPEIKIAVVNIIDLVIEVLKENPDLVQTKGDSHAGEVETALMQATYPHLVKGTAPAEWPHFPKFILVRDKRPYWPGGVWGNPELASPEQGQQILAREADYLAEIVKSLEGLTE from the coding sequence ATGCTTGTCGGAGAAGCCACCATGCTAGAATTCTCTGGTGCCATAGCGCAGACGCGTACTGTTATCCTGCCCTTTGGTGCCGTAGAAGAACACGGCCCCCACCTGCCGCTGAGTACCGATACCCTCCATGCCCTGGAACTGGCCCGTCAGGTAGGTAAACGAGTCCCGGTCCTGATAGCTCCGCCGATCCATTACGGCGTCTGTCGTTCCACCCGCGAACACCCGGGGACCATTGGCCTTTCCGGTGATACCTTGCGAGGCCTGGCCCGAGATCTGGGACGCGATTTTTATCGCCAGGGACTGCGGCATCTGATCATGCTTACCGGACATTGCGGCGGTACTCACATTGCCGCGCTAATCGAAGCCGGCGAAGCCTTGCTGACGGAACTGCCAGAGATTAAAATAGCTGTTGTCAATATCATTGATCTGGTGATCGAGGTTCTGAAAGAAAACCCGGATCTGGTCCAAACCAAAGGCGACTCTCATGCCGGGGAAGTGGAAACCGCATTGATGCAGGCCACCTATCCGCATCTAGTCAAGGGCACGGCCCCGGCGGAGTGGCCGCATTTTCCTAAATTTATCCTGGTACGTGATAAACGTCCCTACTGGCCCGGAGGGGTTTGGGGCAACCCAGAACTGGCCTCCCCGGAGCAGGGTCAGCAGATTTTGGCCCGGGAGGCGGATTATCTGGCGGAAATAGTTAAGTCCTTGGAAGGATTAACTGAATGA
- the der gene encoding ribosome biogenesis GTPase Der: protein MNPLVAIIGRANVGKSTLFNRLTRSRRALVDNRPGVTRDRNYGTVTWDDYTFTLVDTGGFEWVREELGDQVRRQAEMAVAEADVILFMVDGRQEPRLGDEQVTEYLRRSGKPLLLVVNKIDGPRQEAGLSEFYRFGLSPLFPISAEHGQGISALLEALVDLLPPRPEVSETEAGIRVAVLGRPNVGKSSFINRFLGEARLVISPLPGTTRDAIDSHLELEGQKYVLIDTAGIRRKSRIWEHLERGMVFQAFRALERADVGLLLLEAQEGLTEQDLKIAGQIATAGKGAVIGINKWDLIAGQPKQQQWLLDQVTSDLEFMSFAPILPISVATGYNLNRVFPLINQIYAQSSAKLGTGELNRVFKEIVTQHSPPRYRHRSVRFYYLTQVGTLPLTFMIFTNYPQGIPESYRRYLINQLRARLGLPYAPIKILFKGRDRRRRDATVSKSVSQTKKINKKGTN from the coding sequence ATGAACCCCTTAGTAGCTATTATCGGTCGCGCCAATGTCGGTAAATCAACCCTGTTTAACCGGCTGACCCGCAGTCGCCGGGCCCTGGTCGACAACCGTCCCGGGGTGACCCGGGACCGCAACTATGGCACCGTCACCTGGGATGACTACACCTTTACTCTGGTAGACACCGGTGGTTTTGAGTGGGTTCGAGAAGAACTGGGAGACCAGGTCCGCCGCCAGGCAGAAATGGCGGTAGCCGAAGCCGATGTCATTCTGTTTATGGTGGACGGCCGTCAAGAACCTCGGTTAGGGGACGAGCAGGTTACAGAGTACCTGCGCCGGTCGGGAAAGCCTCTGCTGCTGGTGGTTAACAAAATCGATGGTCCCCGCCAGGAAGCTGGTCTTTCCGAATTTTACCGTTTTGGTCTGAGTCCATTATTTCCTATCTCAGCCGAACATGGACAAGGTATTAGCGCACTGCTGGAAGCCTTGGTAGATTTGCTGCCGCCACGGCCGGAAGTTTCCGAGACCGAGGCTGGCATCCGCGTAGCGGTGCTGGGGCGACCCAATGTGGGCAAGTCCTCATTCATCAATCGTTTCTTGGGTGAAGCACGTCTGGTTATCAGTCCTTTGCCGGGCACTACCCGGGATGCCATAGACTCCCACTTGGAATTGGAAGGCCAAAAGTATGTGCTTATTGATACGGCTGGGATCCGACGCAAAAGCCGTATCTGGGAACATCTGGAACGAGGAATGGTGTTTCAGGCTTTTCGAGCCCTGGAGCGGGCCGACGTGGGCCTGCTGTTGCTGGAGGCTCAGGAAGGATTAACCGAACAAGATCTAAAAATCGCCGGACAAATTGCCACGGCCGGCAAGGGGGCGGTGATTGGCATCAACAAATGGGATCTGATTGCTGGGCAACCGAAACAGCAGCAGTGGTTGCTGGACCAGGTGACAAGTGACCTGGAATTCATGTCTTTTGCCCCGATTCTCCCGATTTCAGTGGCGACCGGCTATAATTTAAACCGGGTTTTTCCCCTGATCAACCAGATCTACGCCCAATCCAGCGCTAAATTGGGTACCGGCGAATTGAACCGGGTTTTTAAAGAAATTGTTACGCAACATTCCCCGCCACGATATCGCCACCGATCAGTCAGGTTCTATTATCTGACCCAGGTAGGAACCCTGCCCTTAACCTTCATGATTTTCACTAATTACCCTCAAGGCATTCCCGAGTCCTACCGGCGTTATCTGATTAATCAACTCCGGGCCAGGCTGGGGCTGCCCTACGCTCCCATTAAAATCTTGTTTAAAGGCAGAGATCGACGTCGCCGGGATGCAACCGTGTCGAAATCGGTCAGCCAGACCAAAAAGATAAACAAGAAGGGGACCAACTAG